The Vitis vinifera cultivar Pinot Noir 40024 chromosome 12, ASM3070453v1 genome has a segment encoding these proteins:
- the LOC104881067 gene encoding disease resistance protein RPS2, which yields MNVDEAINVKPLSDYEALNMFKEKVGECISNFPKVTQVAQVVVKECGGLPLLIDKLAKAFKKSSGNKKSVKMTKVLREMALKISQQREDSKFLAKPREGLKEPPNPEEWKQVYRISLMDNELHSLPEALDCCDLVTLLLQRNKNLVAIPEFFFTSMCHLRVLDLHGTGITSLPSSLCNLIGLRVLYLNSCIHLVGLPTDIEALKQLEGKPNSEPIRKCFKLCFLGRVRSSPAWKDFFVRTSPAWEDLSFTFQFAVGYNCLKFINGEGINPVISKVLAKTHAFGLISHKGVSRLSDFGIENMNDLFICSIEGCNEIETIINGTGITKSVFEYLHHLHIKNVLKLESIWQGPVHAESLTLLRTLVLLRCPQLKKIFSNGMIQQLSKLEDLRVEECDQIEEIIMKSENNGLEANQLPRLKTLTLLNLPRLRSIWVDDSLEWRSLQRIEISMCHMLKRLPFNNANATKLRCIEGQQAWWEALQWMDDGAIKQRLESLCMLN from the exons ATGAATGTTGATGAGGCAATCAATGTGAAACCATTGTCTGATTATGAAGCTCTCAACATGTTCAAGGAAAAAGTAGGCGAGTGTATTAGTAACTTCCCAAAAGTTACACAAGTGGCCCAGGTGGTGGTTAAAGAGTGTGGGGGTTTGCCGCTACTGATAGACAAATTGGCAAAAGCCTTCAAAA AAAGCAGTGGGAACAAGAAAAGCGTTAAGATGACCAAAGTGCTTCGGGAAATGGCCCTTAAAATATCACAACAAAGGGAAGATTCCAAATTTTTAGCAAAGCCACGTGAGGGATTGAAAGAGCCTCCAAATCCTGAAGAATGGAAACAGGTATATCGCATCTCTTTGATGGATAACGAACTGCACAGTTTACCAGAAGCTCTAGACTGTTGTGATCTTGTAACATTGTTACTTCAAAGGAATAAGAACTTGGTTGCCATTCCTGAGTTCTTCTTTACATCAATGTGCCATCTTCGAGTTCTGGATTTGCATGGCACGGGCATCACATCATTACCTTCATCTTTATGCAACTTGATTGGTCTTAGAGTACTTTATCTGAATTCTTGCATCCATTTGGTAGGACTCCCAACTGACATAGAAGCGCTTAAGCAGCTTGAG GGGAAGCCAAACTCAGAACCAATCAGGAAATGTTTCAAGCTTTGTTTCCTTGGAAGAGTTCg CTCCAGCCCAGCATGGAAAGATTTCTTTGTCAGGACCAGCCCAGCTTGGGAAGATCTCTCTTTCACATTCCAATTTGCTGTTG GCTACAATTGTCTGAAATTCATCAATGGCGAAGGCATTAATCCTGTAATCTCCAAGGTACTTGCAAAAACTCATGCATTTGGACTAATTAGCCACAAGGGAGTTTCAAGGCTATCAGATTTTGGTATCGAGAACATGAATGATCTCTTTATTTGTTCAATTGAAGGATGCAATGAAATTGAAACCATCATCAATGGTACTGGAATAACAAAAAGTGTGTTTGAATATTTGCACCATTTGCACATAAAGAATGTCTTAAAATTGGAAAGCATTTGGCAGGGCCCTGTTCATGCTGAAAGTTTGACTCTTTTAAGGACTCTAGTCTTACTTAGATGTCCACAGTTGAAGAAGATATTCTCTAATGGCATGATTCAGCAGCTTTCTAAGCTGGAGGACTTGAGAGTTGAAGAATGTGATCAAATTGAAGAGATAATAATGAAATCGGAGAACAATGGATTAGAAGCCAACCAACTTCCAAGACTGAAGACCCTAACACTCCTTAATCTCCCAAGACTGAGAAGCATTTGGGTTGATGATTCACTGGAGTGGCGATCTTTACAGAGAATTGAAATATCTATGTGTCACATGTTGAAGAGATTGCCTTTCAACAATGCCAATGCAACCAAATTGAGATGCATAGAAGGGCAGCAAGCATGGTGGGAAGCACTACAATGGATGGATGACGGTGCCATTAAACAGAGATTAGAGTCTCTTTGCATGCTCAACTAG